The proteins below are encoded in one region of Reichenbachiella sp. 5M10:
- the ffh gene encoding signal recognition particle protein: MFDNLSGKLDKAFKNLKGQGKITEINVASTVKEIRRALIDADVNFKVAKNVTDTIKEKALGQDVLTAVSPGQLLTKIVSDELTLLMGGAKEDINLQGDPNIILISGLQGSGKTTFTGKLANHLKSQKNVLLVACDIYRPAAIDQLKVLGEQIGVDVYAEPENKDALKIAQNAIKYAKENNKKTIIVDTAGRLAVDEQMMQEIEALKNKLNPAETLFVVDAMTGQDAVNTAKTFNERLNFDGVVLTKMDGDTRGGAALSIRTVVEKPIKFISHGEKMEALDIFYPERMASRILGMGDVVSLVEKAQQNFDEEEAKRIQKKIRKNNFGFDDFLSQLEQIKKMGNLKDLMGMIPGVGKAIKDIDIDDDSLKPIEAIIKSMTLQERENPDLINGSRKKRIANGSGTSIQEVNQLIKQFDQMRKMMKTMNKMGGAKRMMSGMNMMGK; the protein is encoded by the coding sequence ATGTTTGATAATTTAAGTGGAAAATTAGATAAGGCATTTAAGAACCTAAAAGGACAAGGCAAGATCACAGAGATCAATGTAGCCTCTACTGTCAAAGAAATCAGACGTGCGCTAATTGATGCCGATGTAAACTTCAAGGTGGCCAAAAATGTCACCGACACCATCAAGGAAAAAGCCCTCGGACAAGACGTACTCACAGCAGTATCTCCAGGACAATTGCTTACCAAGATCGTATCGGACGAACTCACCCTACTCATGGGAGGAGCCAAAGAAGACATCAATCTCCAAGGCGATCCCAACATCATCTTGATTTCAGGTCTTCAAGGATCTGGTAAGACGACCTTCACAGGAAAACTCGCCAACCATCTCAAGTCACAAAAGAATGTACTATTGGTTGCATGTGACATCTACCGCCCTGCAGCGATCGACCAACTCAAGGTCCTTGGCGAGCAAATCGGTGTGGATGTATATGCAGAGCCAGAAAACAAAGATGCACTCAAGATCGCCCAAAATGCGATCAAATACGCCAAAGAAAACAACAAGAAAACCATCATCGTGGATACGGCAGGACGTCTCGCCGTAGACGAACAAATGATGCAAGAAATCGAGGCGTTAAAAAACAAATTGAACCCTGCAGAGACCCTATTCGTCGTGGATGCCATGACTGGTCAAGATGCAGTCAATACCGCCAAGACCTTCAACGAGCGTCTCAATTTTGACGGAGTAGTCCTTACCAAAATGGATGGTGACACCCGTGGAGGAGCTGCGCTATCCATTCGTACAGTCGTCGAAAAGCCTATCAAATTCATCTCTCACGGTGAAAAAATGGAGGCACTGGATATATTCTATCCAGAAAGGATGGCCAGTCGAATCCTCGGCATGGGGGATGTTGTTTCGTTGGTAGAAAAAGCACAGCAGAACTTCGATGAAGAAGAAGCCAAAAGGATCCAAAAGAAGATCCGTAAAAACAACTTTGGTTTTGACGACTTCCTCTCTCAACTCGAGCAGATCAAAAAAATGGGTAACCTCAAAGATCTCATGGGCATGATCCCTGGTGTAGGCAAGGCTATCAAAGACATCGACATAGATGACGATTCGCTCAAGCCTATCGAAGCAATCATCAAATCCATGACTCTCCAAGAAAGAGAAAACCCTGATTTGATCAATGGCAGCAGAAAGAAAAGAATAGCCAACGGTAGTGGAACTTCTATCCAAGAAGTCAACCAGCTCATCAAGCAATTTGATCAAATGCGTAAGATGATGAAAACCATGAACAAAATGGGGGGAGCCAAACGCATGATGTCTGGGATGAACATGATGGGCAAGTAA
- a CDS encoding PepSY domain-containing protein: MDKRTYNIFFHLHTVSGIVISVILFVIFFAGSFSFFRDEIVNWEKDHSIEPTENLTMDYDATFDSLDTQYELYSREVSIAKHYIERRISVNLSTPQDTIANSQKGRKFFYLDTQNFETSDYYESYSLGEFLYRLHFLAQIPHPVGYYISGFTAFFFLFAILTGILIHWDKIVSNFYVFRPWAKLKTLWTDAHTALGTIGLPFQFVYAVTGAFFMIKALLVAPSVFVLYGGDQAKLYADLGYTEPSFEAENQKSPEPYSLNALVAQTQQDWEDFEVNHLHIFHYGDANMHVSIEGQLKRNRQFTGSGKRVYKIATGEIVEQTIPYTNTSYLEGVKNSLYRLHYGDYGGYALKVISFVLGLLSCFVIISGVMIWLVARDKKNIPEKRRIFNRNVALVYLAICLSMFPVTALTFLAVKTLHLSGQTPIYSVYFITWLIATVFFIFKKDLNFIHKYALLSGALLGFLIPIAHGVQTSDWFWISFLEGRIQSFTIDMLWISLSITALWAYLKLNSKTQKEIPQHHA, encoded by the coding sequence ATGGACAAACGGACATACAACATCTTCTTTCACCTCCATACCGTCAGTGGTATCGTCATCAGTGTCATTCTCTTTGTCATATTCTTTGCGGGGTCTTTCTCATTTTTCAGAGACGAGATCGTCAATTGGGAAAAGGATCACAGCATCGAACCGACCGAAAACCTGACCATGGACTATGATGCTACTTTTGATTCTTTGGATACCCAATACGAACTCTATAGTCGCGAAGTATCCATCGCCAAGCACTACATTGAGCGACGCATCAGTGTCAACCTCAGTACGCCCCAAGACACAATAGCCAACTCCCAAAAAGGTCGAAAATTTTTCTACCTAGACACTCAAAATTTTGAAACCAGTGATTATTATGAATCTTACAGTCTGGGAGAGTTTTTGTATCGTCTGCACTTTTTAGCGCAAATCCCTCATCCTGTAGGATACTATATCTCTGGTTTCACCGCCTTCTTTTTCTTATTTGCTATCCTGACAGGCATCCTGATTCATTGGGACAAGATCGTCTCCAATTTTTATGTTTTTCGACCTTGGGCCAAACTCAAGACTCTCTGGACCGATGCCCACACAGCTCTTGGCACCATAGGCCTTCCCTTCCAATTTGTCTACGCGGTGACAGGAGCTTTCTTCATGATCAAAGCCCTCCTCGTCGCTCCGAGTGTATTTGTACTCTATGGAGGTGACCAAGCCAAACTCTACGCGGATTTGGGCTATACAGAACCTAGTTTTGAGGCAGAAAACCAGAAGTCTCCTGAGCCCTACTCTCTCAACGCGCTCGTGGCACAAACACAACAGGACTGGGAGGATTTTGAAGTCAACCACCTCCATATATTTCACTACGGAGATGCCAACATGCACGTATCCATCGAGGGACAGCTCAAGCGCAACAGGCAGTTTACTGGCTCAGGCAAACGCGTCTACAAAATAGCAACAGGTGAAATCGTCGAACAAACTATCCCCTACACGAACACCAGCTACCTCGAAGGAGTCAAGAACAGCCTGTACCGTCTACACTATGGTGACTATGGAGGCTATGCACTCAAGGTCATCTCCTTTGTACTAGGACTTCTTTCTTGCTTTGTCATCATCTCAGGAGTCATGATTTGGCTCGTCGCACGCGACAAAAAGAATATTCCCGAAAAACGACGAATATTCAACCGTAACGTAGCTTTGGTGTACCTAGCCATCTGCCTAAGTATGTTCCCGGTGACAGCTTTGACATTTTTGGCAGTCAAGACATTACACCTCTCAGGCCAAACCCCTATCTACTCCGTTTATTTCATCACTTGGCTGATTGCAACTGTATTTTTCATTTTCAAGAAAGATCTGAATTTCATCCACAAATACGCGCTGCTCTCTGGTGCACTCCTTGGCTTTCTGATACCCATCGCTCATGGCGTCCAAACAAGTGACTGGTTTTGGATTTCATTCCTCGAAGGACGCATACAGTCATTCACCATAGACATGCTTTGGATCTCACTATCCATCACCGCACTGTGGGCCTATCTCAAACTCAACAGCAAAACCCAAAAAGAAATACCGCAACACCACGCCTAG